The following are from one region of the Rhinoraja longicauda isolate Sanriku21f unplaced genomic scaffold, sRhiLon1.1 Scf000772, whole genome shotgun sequence genome:
- the LOC144591264 gene encoding uncharacterized protein LOC144591264, translated as RPTPVGQPSSPRVDTDPQSKREQSPFTPSDGRKAIGKSCDIPGRITERRHECAECGKCFTRAGNLHRHQRTHTGERPYTCSVCGKGFAWAGHLHRHQRTHTGERPYTCSVCGKGFALAGNLHQHQRTHTGERPYTCSVCGKSFVQAGHLHLHQRTHTGERPHTCSVCGKGFAQAAHLHHHQRTHTGERPYTCSVCGKSFVHSGSLHRHQRTHTGERPYTCSVCGKSFSYLNQQKAHTCIETCPVYGNVFKDTAAFTVHLRACVEQ; from the coding sequence AGACCAACGCCAGTTGGTCAACCTTCTTCCCCCAGAGTGGACACTGATCCACAAAGTAAACGTGAGCAGAGTCCGTTCACACCATCTGACGGAAGGAAGGCAATAGGGAAGTCATGTGATATTCCAGGACGAATAACGGAGAGACGGcatgaatgtgcagaatgtgggaagtgtTTCACGCGGGCAGGGaacctccaccgacaccagcggacccacaccggagagaggccgtacacatgttctgtctgtgggaagggctttgcatgggcagggcacctccaccgacaccagcggacccacaccggagaaaggccgtacacatgttctgtctgtgggaagggctttgcactggCAGGgaacctccaccaacaccagcggacccacaccggagagaggccgtacacatgttctgtctgtgggaagagctttgtaCAGGCAGGGCACCTCCACCttcaccagcggacccacaccggagagaggccgcacacatgttctgtctgtgggaagggctttgcacaggcagcgcacctccaccaccaccagcggacccacaccggtgagaggccgtacacatgttctgtctgtgggaagagctttgtaCACTCAGGGagcctccaccgacaccagcggacccacaccggagagaggccgtacacatgttctgtctgtgggaagagcttttcTTATCTCAATCAGCAGAAAGCTCACACCTGCATTGAAACGTGCCCCGTGTATGGGAATGTTTTTAAGGACACAGCagctttcactgttcacctgaGAGCCTGTGTAGAACAGTAA